A segment of the Mangrovimonas sp. YM274 genome:
TCCAACTTGCTCATAGATCCAGAAGGTAACATTCAATTCTTGTCACTTTTGGATTCCAAAAATTTTGACGCCAAATTATTGGCTCTTAAGGCAAGACTTGATGAGCTTCTTTCGAAACAATAATAGCATATTTATCATCTTAATTGGCGTTGTTGGTTTAATGAGGGCTCAGAACCCACCAACCCATTGGGTACAACTACAGGACACCGTATATCAAGTCCAAAAAGGGCGCAACAACATTACGCTCAAGTTTGTGATAGCCCATGGGTACCATATTCAAGCCAATGAAGAAGTTATGGATTGGGTGCTTCCTTCGAAATTACAAATGGATTCTATTAATGGGGTATCAGCTGTGTCCATGTATTTTCCAAAGGCTCATGACTTTTATCTCTTAGGGATTGATGCCCCTTTAAAAGTCTTTTCTAATACTTTAGTGGTAGAACTGGAATTTGAAATTACAGAAACTTACGATTCTTCAATCCTTTGGAATGGGGGACTTAGCTATCAGGCTTGCGACGGCAAACAATGCTTTTATCCAAGGATTTTACCGTTTACATTGCAGCTAGCTTTTTATTAAAATGTAAGAGAAATTGTAAAACAAAGCGCTTTTTTCGTAAATTAGAAGAACATATACCCTCCCTAACGTCTTTTGCCTACTCAAAAAGGTGAAAAAATAGCATCCTCAACTACACGTATTCCTACTTAAGGCCTCATCTGTACCTTTAATTTAACCCATTGTAGTTTTAAGCGTATTCATGGGTAGGTCCTCAGAACATAATCTAGGAAAGTCAAGGAGTAAAAGTCTCCTGGTTTGTAGTCTTGTTATCGCATTAACAATTGCTATTACATTGTTTTTTATTAGGAGTTGTGGGGGGCGTGAAATAGAGCCTTTGGTGTCACCTTCAGGAACCAGTGTTGATGTCTATGCTCAAAACTACGATGCTACTACTTTGGGGAATTCTAATGAGGACAGTATCATCAAGTATGGGTATCAATTGTTCAGTCAAACCCCAAAGTACATTGGTCCTGACAATGGAAATGCCGATATGGTATATCAAGGAAATAGGTTGGCCTGTAAAAATTGTCATCTTAATGCGGGGACCAAGCCCTATTCGGCACCATTAATAGGAATCATTCAGCGTTTTCCTCAGTTTCGTGGGCGTGAAAATAAAATAGGTACCATTCAAGAACGGATCAACGGTTGTTTTGAACGTAGTATGAATGGCCAAATGTTGCCAGAGGACAGTAGGGAAATGTTGGCCTTGGTAAAGTACTTGGAGTGGCTAAGTAGGTTTGCTCCGGAGGATGGTGACATAAAAGGTCAGGGCTTTGTTAAAATTTTCATACCTAATCGTGCAGTCAATTTGGAGCATGGCAAGGAAGTGTTCTCAAAAAACTGTGCTGTTTGTCATACACCAAGTGGCAAAGGGGTAAAAGATCCTAATAGGTATACCTATCTATACCCTCCTTTGTGGGGAGATGACTCCTTTAATCATGGGGCAGGCATGGCACGTGTAATTACGGCGGCCCAATTTATTAAAGCCAATATGCCCTTCGGAACTACTTATGACGCCCCGCTATTAAGCGATGAGGAGGCCTATGATGTGGCTGGTTATATCAACCAACAATTAAGGCCTCAAAAGGCCAATCCAGAAAGAGATTTTCCGGATTTGCTAAAGAAACCAGTATCTACCCCGTATCCTCCTTATGCCGATGAATTTTCTTTGGAACAGCACCAAATGGGCCCTTTTCAGCCCATTATGGAATATTATAAAAACACGTATAACATAACCAAAAACAAATAATTATGAAGACAGCCAACACCAATTCAAGACGGCAATTTTTAGGGGCCTTGGCCCTTGGTGCCACAGCAAGTACCCTTTCGGTACTGACCAATCCTATTTATGCCAACATTCCTATGGACGATACCAAGAAACTTTCAGAGGCCGAGGAGTGGTTTAAAAAGATTAAAGGAACCCATCGTATTGTATATGATGGCTCAAAACCGCATCACGGATTTCCTATTATTTGGAACTGGGCGTTTTATTTGAGTAACAACAGCATGGGCGTATTGGATAAAGAAATGACGGCCGTAACGGTATTGCGTCATGATGCCATTCCTTTGGCAATGGGGGATAGTCTATGGAAGAAGTATCCTTTAGGTGAGATGTTTAAGGTGAATATGAGCGACGGTAAAGCTTACACGCGTAATCCTTATTACGAACCAAAAGAAGGAGATTTTCCAATGGCGCAAATAGAAGGAATCAAACGGATGCAGGAGCGTGGCGCTTTATTTTGTGTTTGCGATCTAGCGATTCAGGTGTATAGTGGAGGAGCCGCCTTAAAGATGGGGATAGATCCCAAGGAAGCCTACCAAGAGTGGGTTAATGCAATTCTTCCGGGAATTCAATTGGTGCCATCTGGTGTATGGGCCTTGGGCCGTGCACAGGAACATGGGTGCGGGTATATTTTTGCTGGAGAATAAAACTAAAAAGTTATGAAAACAGTTATGCAAGTTGTTTGTGTCTTTCTATTATCTACAATGGTAATGCTGGCACAACAGGTCCCTGTAAAAATTGTGTTTGATGTTACTAGTCCAGATACCAAAGTCCATCAGTCTACAGTAAGGCACGTAAAAGCGATGTCACAGGCTTATCCAAACTCTAAGTTTGAGGTGGTCATGTACAGCGGCGCTATGGAAATGGTGTTAAAAGATAAATCGGTTGTGGCTAGTGA
Coding sequences within it:
- a CDS encoding protein-disulfide reductase DsbD domain-containing protein yields the protein MSFFRNNNSIFIILIGVVGLMRAQNPPTHWVQLQDTVYQVQKGRNNITLKFVIAHGYHIQANEEVMDWVLPSKLQMDSINGVSAVSMYFPKAHDFYLLGIDAPLKVFSNTLVVELEFEITETYDSSILWNGGLSYQACDGKQCFYPRILPFTLQLAFY
- a CDS encoding Tat (twin-arginine translocation) pathway signal sequence containing protein encodes the protein MKTANTNSRRQFLGALALGATASTLSVLTNPIYANIPMDDTKKLSEAEEWFKKIKGTHRIVYDGSKPHHGFPIIWNWAFYLSNNSMGVLDKEMTAVTVLRHDAIPLAMGDSLWKKYPLGEMFKVNMSDGKAYTRNPYYEPKEGDFPMAQIEGIKRMQERGALFCVCDLAIQVYSGGAALKMGIDPKEAYQEWVNAILPGIQLVPSGVWALGRAQEHGCGYIFAGE
- a CDS encoding DsrE family protein — protein: MKTVMQVVCVFLLSTMVMLAQQVPVKIVFDVTSPDTKVHQSTVRHVKAMSQAYPNSKFEVVMYSGAMEMVLKDKSVVASELETLVKKDNVDFVICQGTMKRYKAKASDLIPGVRSVPDGILEIVEKQQQGWSYIKEGQ
- a CDS encoding c-type cytochrome — its product is MFFIRSCGGREIEPLVSPSGTSVDVYAQNYDATTLGNSNEDSIIKYGYQLFSQTPKYIGPDNGNADMVYQGNRLACKNCHLNAGTKPYSAPLIGIIQRFPQFRGRENKIGTIQERINGCFERSMNGQMLPEDSREMLALVKYLEWLSRFAPEDGDIKGQGFVKIFIPNRAVNLEHGKEVFSKNCAVCHTPSGKGVKDPNRYTYLYPPLWGDDSFNHGAGMARVITAAQFIKANMPFGTTYDAPLLSDEEAYDVAGYINQQLRPQKANPERDFPDLLKKPVSTPYPPYADEFSLEQHQMGPFQPIMEYYKNTYNITKNK